One window from the genome of Hyphomonas neptunium ATCC 15444 encodes:
- a CDS encoding SDR family oxidoreductase has translation MRNSTLPEHWTAAYIPDQRGRFAVITGTGGLGFEGAVALARSGASVVLAGRNAHKGADAVAAIRQAAPASDIRYERLDLACLASVADFAARLRGQMDRLDLLINNAAVMNPPARQETEDGFELQLGTNYLGHFALTGHLLPLLRKGANARVISVSSIAARNGLINLEDLQAEQSYRPGSAYAQSKLACLMFALELHRRSQLGGWGVASIAAHPGVSRTELLHNAPGRGSPASLARSLLWFLFQPADQGALPTLFAATWPEAKSGAYYGPHGLSETRGFPAAAQIPPQALDAALSARLWEVSENLTGVTLR, from the coding sequence ATGAGGAACAGCACGCTTCCGGAGCACTGGACGGCAGCTTACATTCCCGATCAGCGGGGTCGCTTCGCCGTCATCACCGGAACAGGGGGGCTGGGGTTCGAAGGCGCCGTTGCGCTCGCACGGTCCGGAGCCAGTGTTGTGCTTGCAGGCCGCAATGCTCATAAGGGAGCGGACGCCGTCGCCGCAATCCGTCAGGCAGCGCCTGCGTCCGACATACGCTATGAACGTCTTGACCTTGCCTGCCTTGCCTCCGTGGCAGACTTCGCCGCCCGGCTCCGCGGACAGATGGATCGCCTTGATCTGCTGATCAACAATGCTGCCGTGATGAATCCGCCCGCGCGGCAGGAAACGGAAGACGGGTTCGAGCTTCAGCTGGGCACGAATTATCTGGGTCATTTTGCGCTCACCGGACACCTCCTACCGCTGCTACGCAAGGGCGCGAATGCCCGCGTTATCTCTGTATCCAGCATTGCTGCCCGGAACGGCTTGATCAATCTCGAAGATCTTCAGGCGGAGCAAAGTTACCGGCCGGGAAGCGCTTATGCGCAGTCGAAGCTCGCCTGCCTGATGTTTGCGCTGGAGCTGCACCGGCGCAGCCAGTTGGGCGGATGGGGCGTTGCCAGCATTGCGGCGCACCCCGGTGTTTCCCGCACCGAACTGCTGCACAATGCGCCTGGGCGGGGAAGCCCTGCCAGTCTTGCCCGCAGCCTGCTCTGGTTCCTGTTTCAGCCGGCAGATCAGGGCGCTCTGCCGACCCTGTTTGCGGCAACCTGGCCGGAGGCAAAGTCGGGCGCCTATTACGGGCCTCATGGCCTGAGCGAAACACGGGGGTTCCCAGCGGCGGCGCAAATTCCCCCGCAGGCCCTGGACGCAGCCCTTTCTGCAAGGCTTTGGGAGGTATCCGAAAACCTCACAGGTGTGACATTGCGTTGA
- a CDS encoding AraC family transcriptional regulator, whose amino-acid sequence MSAPLLSAVTAYVEANGGGQGRFETPMKGVHMVRTFQDMMPDHRLYRPSLCMVLQGAKQMYFGEDTLTYGAMEYLLVCVEVPASGRIAQATPTEPFIGLMIDFDVATIKDVLEHIDVAPLADTGPGPCVFVGQVDEMLADCALRLVKLAHTPKAVPLLYPSIMREICYWLLSSPYGGEIRKLALPETHVQRIANAVYLIRNNFSQTLRVEQLAEAARMSPSSFHQHFKSMTSMTPLQYQKHLRLLEARRLMLADAVSVTEAAYKVGYESASQFSREYIRMFGVTPKRDVLSLRVAAE is encoded by the coding sequence TTGTCTGCACCGCTCCTCTCGGCTGTCACCGCCTATGTAGAAGCGAACGGAGGCGGGCAGGGGCGCTTTGAAACCCCGATGAAGGGGGTCCATATGGTCCGGACCTTTCAGGACATGATGCCCGATCACAGGCTATACCGGCCATCGCTTTGCATGGTGCTGCAGGGCGCCAAGCAGATGTATTTCGGGGAAGACACGCTGACCTATGGCGCAATGGAGTATCTGCTTGTCTGTGTGGAGGTACCCGCAAGCGGGCGGATCGCGCAGGCCACGCCCACAGAGCCTTTCATCGGTCTCATGATTGATTTCGATGTGGCTACAATCAAGGACGTACTGGAGCATATCGACGTGGCGCCACTGGCCGATACCGGCCCCGGGCCGTGTGTGTTTGTGGGGCAGGTGGATGAGATGCTTGCAGACTGTGCTCTGCGCCTGGTCAAGCTGGCGCATACACCGAAAGCTGTTCCACTGCTCTATCCCTCGATTATGCGCGAGATCTGCTACTGGCTGCTCAGCAGCCCGTATGGCGGCGAAATCCGCAAACTCGCACTGCCCGAGACGCATGTTCAGCGGATCGCCAATGCGGTTTATTTGATACGGAACAATTTTTCTCAGACGCTGCGGGTGGAGCAGCTGGCGGAAGCGGCACGAATGAGTCCATCCTCCTTCCACCAACATTTCAAATCGATGACCTCGATGACGCCGCTCCAGTATCAAAAGCATCTGCGGCTTCTGGAGGCGCGACGGCTCATGCTGGCAGACGCTGTCAGCGTGACGGAGGCGGCCTACAAGGTGGGGTATGAGAGTGCGTCCCAGTTCAGCCGGGAATACATCAGGATGTTCGGCGTCACGCCCAAGCGCGACGTACTCAGCCTGCGGGTTGCGGCAGAGTAG
- a CDS encoding MipA/OmpV family protein → MSPAAQAQERPSEAPQGVVAIGPGTVPEYDGSGELRLIPFAVANVEWRGTQFQFQGLRARADLASDTRFSFGPVIGGRLSRDGADGQIALLPELDTAVEAGAFAGYRFGGDRSGQGALRTEITLMHDVSDVHDGLLATASASYAAINNPVFQLSFDMQTSWADENYLQTYFGVDGAASAMSGLSEFSASSGIKDVGIGMTAGYWLDDQIGLIVRAGTNYLVGDAADSPITEEGDRWQPMIGTAIAYRF, encoded by the coding sequence ATGTCACCCGCCGCCCAGGCTCAGGAGCGCCCCTCAGAGGCGCCGCAAGGCGTCGTGGCCATCGGCCCTGGTACGGTTCCGGAATATGATGGCTCCGGCGAGCTCCGGCTCATCCCGTTCGCTGTGGCAAATGTCGAATGGCGCGGCACCCAGTTCCAGTTCCAGGGTTTGCGCGCGCGGGCCGATCTGGCATCGGACACGCGCTTTTCCTTCGGCCCTGTCATCGGCGGACGGCTGTCCCGGGACGGCGCCGATGGTCAGATCGCGCTGCTGCCCGAATTAGATACGGCGGTTGAGGCCGGCGCTTTTGCCGGTTACCGTTTCGGCGGCGACCGGTCCGGTCAGGGCGCCTTGCGGACCGAAATAACGCTCATGCATGACGTTTCGGATGTTCATGACGGACTTCTCGCCACGGCCAGCGCCAGTTATGCCGCCATAAACAATCCGGTGTTCCAGCTATCCTTTGACATGCAGACAAGCTGGGCGGATGAAAACTATCTTCAGACCTACTTTGGTGTGGATGGCGCCGCGTCCGCAATGAGCGGACTTTCTGAATTCTCCGCCAGCTCCGGCATAAAGGATGTCGGCATTGGCATGACCGCAGGTTACTGGCTGGATGACCAGATCGGTCTGATTGTCCGTGCCGGTACAAACTATCTCGTCGGCGATGCCGCTGACAGCCCCATCACCGAAGAAGGCGATCGCTGGCAACCGATGATCGGCACTGCCATCGCGTACCGTTTCTAA
- a CDS encoding AraC family transcriptional regulator produces MTDLDAIRSVALRHAGRGSPAMPRLHLFRIDTPTDAAGLIYDPVVCLVLQGTKRTFIGDGALQYGPGECMVVAAEVTAMGQVCEASTDEPYLALNLLLDAAVISAVLLEMDRLPEARIRSGYGVSKADPRLLEAWRRFAELLDRPDEVRVMAAHLEHELMFRLLMGQQGGLLRQIAGADSRLSHIRRAMAWVRQHYAENLSIGAMATVAGMSSSVFHRRFKAVTGVSPLQYQKHIRLHEARRRLVTERAEAATVGYAVGYESASQFSREYKRLFGAPPRRDADALQPASKDGP; encoded by the coding sequence ATGACAGATTTGGATGCGATCAGATCCGTAGCCCTGCGCCATGCAGGACGCGGCAGCCCGGCGATGCCCCGCCTTCACCTCTTCCGCATCGATACGCCGACCGACGCGGCTGGCCTGATCTACGATCCGGTCGTCTGTCTTGTGCTTCAGGGCACCAAACGCACCTTTATTGGCGATGGCGCCCTCCAATACGGGCCGGGCGAGTGCATGGTCGTCGCCGCCGAAGTCACCGCCATGGGACAGGTCTGTGAGGCGTCCACAGACGAACCCTATCTTGCCTTGAACCTCCTGCTGGATGCCGCCGTCATCTCGGCGGTTCTTCTCGAGATGGATCGCCTGCCTGAAGCCCGGATCCGATCGGGCTATGGCGTCTCGAAGGCGGATCCCCGGCTGCTCGAAGCCTGGCGGCGATTTGCCGAATTGCTTGATCGTCCCGATGAGGTTCGCGTGATGGCGGCACATCTGGAGCACGAACTGATGTTCCGGCTCCTCATGGGGCAGCAGGGTGGCCTGCTGCGTCAGATCGCGGGCGCAGACTCCCGGCTTTCCCATATCCGGCGCGCCATGGCCTGGGTACGCCAGCACTATGCCGAAAATTTGAGCATCGGGGCCATGGCCACCGTGGCAGGCATGAGTTCCTCCGTATTCCACCGGCGTTTCAAGGCGGTGACGGGCGTGAGCCCGCTTCAGTACCAGAAGCACATCCGGTTGCATGAGGCGCGCCGCCGCCTCGTGACCGAACGCGCCGAGGCCGCGACTGTCGGGTATGCCGTGGGCTATGAAAGCGCGTCGCAGTTCTCGCGCGAGTACAAACGCTTGTTTGGCGCCCCGCCACGGCGCGACGCAGACGCCTTGCAGCCCGCGAGTAAAGACGGCCCCTGA
- a CDS encoding MFS transporter, with protein sequence MTETAAPSTRHAPHLPRELAFDADDYASGWRIAAILIALFLINVFAQIDRILPFILAEAIKTDLDLSDTQIGLLTGLAFAVCYTLLSLPLARLSDRGSPRFVLIGCTLVWSAMTALGGLAAGFVFLALTRFGVAVGEAGAVPSAHALIARKIRPGLRGLAIGIFSMGIPLGTMAGFAIGGAMADTMGWRAALMGAGLFGALIALLALFVLGPTPPLKQAAAHSEPFLKASLNLLAAPAFRWLFIAAIFAGFAAAPFYAFTAPFLIRTHGLTASEAGLAFGSLQGLMGILGTLAGGRWFDHAVRSGTGRVLGPPGVLFLIASVPMAAALFAPVSWLSIALMVPGMLAFAFLLPWSFGAAHLVAGRGKEAMASSLAMIGSGLLGPALGPLIVGLISDTATAAEVSNGLGIGMLIIPLACILTGCSILVANRQIAATIMKN encoded by the coding sequence ATGACAGAAACTGCTGCCCCGTCAACCCGGCACGCCCCTCATCTGCCACGGGAGCTCGCTTTTGATGCGGATGACTATGCCAGCGGGTGGCGTATTGCCGCCATACTGATCGCGCTCTTTCTGATAAATGTCTTTGCACAGATCGACCGTATACTTCCGTTCATACTTGCCGAGGCGATCAAGACAGATCTTGACCTCAGCGACACCCAGATCGGACTGCTCACCGGGCTTGCCTTTGCCGTCTGCTACACCCTGCTGTCGCTGCCGCTGGCCCGCCTCTCCGACCGGGGGTCGCCCCGGTTCGTGCTCATCGGCTGCACCCTGGTCTGGAGCGCCATGACGGCGCTTGGCGGCCTGGCGGCCGGGTTCGTGTTCCTTGCGCTGACACGGTTTGGCGTCGCCGTCGGCGAGGCGGGCGCCGTCCCGTCGGCACACGCCCTGATCGCCCGAAAGATTCGCCCCGGTCTGCGCGGTCTGGCGATCGGTATATTTTCGATGGGCATACCCCTTGGCACCATGGCCGGCTTCGCCATTGGCGGCGCCATGGCCGATACGATGGGCTGGCGCGCGGCCCTGATGGGCGCGGGCCTGTTCGGCGCTTTGATCGCCCTGCTGGCACTGTTCGTCCTCGGACCAACGCCGCCGCTGAAGCAAGCCGCCGCCCACTCCGAGCCCTTTCTGAAGGCCAGTCTCAACCTCCTCGCTGCCCCCGCATTTCGCTGGCTGTTCATCGCCGCCATCTTTGCCGGCTTTGCGGCCGCCCCCTTCTATGCCTTCACAGCACCTTTCCTGATCCGCACCCACGGCCTGACCGCCAGCGAAGCTGGCCTGGCATTCGGCTCCCTTCAGGGGTTGATGGGCATCCTGGGGACGCTGGCGGGCGGGCGTTGGTTTGACCATGCCGTCCGCTCCGGGACCGGCCGGGTGCTCGGCCCGCCAGGGGTCCTGTTTCTCATCGCCAGCGTGCCCATGGCCGCAGCCCTGTTCGCGCCGGTCAGCTGGCTGTCCATCGCGCTTATGGTTCCCGGAATGCTGGCCTTTGCCTTCCTGCTTCCCTGGTCCTTCGGCGCGGCCCATCTTGTCGCGGGCCGCGGGAAGGAAGCCATGGCCTCCAGTCTGGCGATGATCGGCTCGGGCCTGCTGGGTCCGGCCCTCGGTCCCCTGATTGTTGGCCTGATAAGTGACACAGCAACAGCCGCAGAGGTATCGAACGGCCTTGGTATCGGCATGCTGATTATACCGCTGGCCTGCATCCTGACGGGATGTTCAATCCTCGTGGCCAACCGACAGATCGCGGCAACAATCATGAAAAACTGA
- a CDS encoding VOC family protein, producing the protein MGPDAKETALLNTLKAKTQVIAPTWVSEVVLQTSQFDRMKLWYAAVLGADWAFENKPDPNVAVDNHHGDGGKQVHAKDVRAVFMRMKLPATHTLTFAIFELTHLTHAPTTDPGLNHMQFKHADLTELVKRIEALRDADIHPHRSANHGPITSFYFRDPDENIVEFCLDNFDTPAEMIAFTRSEAFQRNPSGIDLDRDEFLRRFHAGVPRRELLSI; encoded by the coding sequence ATGGGACCTGACGCAAAAGAAACCGCTCTGCTCAACACGTTGAAAGCGAAGACGCAGGTCATCGCGCCGACATGGGTTTCAGAGGTGGTTCTGCAGACCAGTCAGTTTGACCGGATGAAGCTCTGGTACGCCGCTGTTCTCGGTGCCGATTGGGCATTTGAGAATAAGCCTGACCCGAATGTTGCCGTGGACAATCATCACGGGGACGGTGGCAAGCAGGTTCACGCCAAGGATGTGCGGGCCGTCTTTATGCGTATGAAGCTGCCCGCGACGCACACTCTGACCTTCGCCATCTTTGAGCTGACGCATCTGACGCATGCCCCAACGACTGATCCCGGTCTCAATCACATGCAGTTCAAGCATGCCGATCTGACAGAACTGGTGAAGCGGATTGAAGCGTTGCGGGATGCGGACATCCATCCTCACCGGTCTGCCAATCATGGGCCGATCACAAGTTTCTACTTTCGGGATCCTGACGAGAATATCGTTGAGTTCTGTCTGGATAATTTCGATACCCCCGCAGAAATGATCGCCTTTACGCGCTCGGAAGCGTTTCAGCGCAATCCCTCCGGCATCGATCTGGACCGCGATGAGTTTCTCAGACGCTTTCACGCCGGAGTGCCCCGGCGGGAATTGCTCTCCATCTGA
- a CDS encoding aldo/keto reductase — MHTRKLGRNGPDVSAIGYGAMGFHAHYGAADPQAGLDLIRRAYDQGVNFFDTAEMYGWGENEKFIGQAVKGFRDEVVLATKFGFTYEDGVYGTNSQPGHIRKVTENSLRHLGVDHIDILYQHRVDPDVPIEDVAGTIRDLIAEGKVKYFGLSEAGPQTIRKAHAVQPVTVLQTEYSVFERNVETVLPTLRELGIGFVAYSPLGRGFLTSAVKPSAEYEDTDMRRFDPRWQPGNFEKNLDAVRQLGELAKDKGITVSQLALAWLLAQGEDIVPIPGTRRIDRLEENLASAEVTLSTDDLAGIRNILPEGAFGARYAGDMVPDWL; from the coding sequence ATGCATACCCGCAAACTCGGCAGGAATGGACCTGATGTTTCAGCCATTGGCTATGGTGCGATGGGCTTTCATGCCCATTATGGCGCGGCCGACCCGCAAGCCGGTCTCGACCTCATCCGGCGCGCCTATGATCAGGGCGTAAATTTCTTCGACACGGCAGAAATGTATGGCTGGGGCGAGAACGAAAAGTTCATCGGCCAGGCGGTGAAGGGCTTTCGCGATGAGGTCGTGCTGGCCACAAAATTCGGCTTCACCTATGAAGACGGCGTCTATGGCACCAACAGCCAGCCCGGCCACATCCGCAAAGTAACGGAGAACAGCCTGCGCCATCTCGGCGTCGACCATATCGACATCCTCTATCAGCACCGCGTCGATCCCGATGTCCCGATCGAAGACGTTGCCGGGACCATCCGGGATCTGATCGCCGAGGGCAAGGTAAAGTATTTTGGCCTCAGCGAAGCCGGGCCGCAGACGATCCGCAAGGCCCATGCCGTGCAGCCCGTCACCGTCCTGCAGACCGAATATTCCGTATTCGAACGCAATGTTGAAACGGTTCTGCCCACCCTACGGGAACTGGGCATCGGCTTTGTCGCTTATTCGCCGCTGGGCCGGGGTTTTCTTACAAGCGCCGTCAAACCGTCTGCGGAGTATGAAGACACCGATATGCGCCGCTTCGACCCCCGCTGGCAGCCGGGTAATTTCGAGAAGAACCTTGACGCGGTCCGCCAGCTCGGTGAGCTGGCTAAGGACAAGGGCATCACGGTGTCTCAACTGGCGCTCGCCTGGCTGCTCGCCCAGGGCGAGGACATCGTTCCGATCCCGGGCACCCGCCGGATCGACCGGCTTGAGGAAAACCTCGCTTCGGCAGAGGTGACGCTGTCGACTGATGATCTTGCCGGTATCCGGAACATCCTTCCGGAGGGCGCGTTCGGCGCGCGCTATGCCGGCGATATGGTTCCGGACTGGCTCTGA
- a CDS encoding LysR family transcriptional regulator, with protein sequence MKLRQLAAFIRVCQIGSITRAAAELNIAQPALGLQIRNLESDFGAELIARGPRGVRPTPAGELVLAWAQDVLQSRDSILHKVRELAASAPPSLKLGLTPSVAGLISDSLVDWANTEGRSVSLSLIKAFSNNISQLVEMQQLDLGLTCSARPREALDSQPILLERLYFMGASDGTTGPISLEDALDRPIALPKGRDSVRRAVDEGVLRQGLVLKNTMEINSLETAKDLAVAGIAGCILPLGSAPDAASLGLRLRPIISPALTRTIYLVRRYDHIPTDAEQRLINTMTATLLGLIGEAGISPYERPTETVSEKG encoded by the coding sequence ATGAAACTGCGCCAGCTGGCGGCCTTCATCCGTGTATGCCAGATCGGAAGCATCACCCGCGCAGCGGCAGAGCTGAACATTGCCCAGCCCGCACTGGGTTTGCAGATCCGCAATCTGGAATCTGATTTCGGCGCCGAGCTGATTGCCCGCGGGCCAAGGGGCGTACGCCCCACCCCGGCAGGAGAACTCGTTCTGGCCTGGGCGCAGGATGTTCTGCAAAGCCGCGACAGCATTCTTCACAAGGTGCGCGAGCTCGCGGCCAGCGCGCCACCCAGTCTGAAACTCGGTCTGACGCCGAGCGTGGCAGGTCTGATCTCTGACAGCCTTGTGGACTGGGCCAATACAGAGGGGCGCTCGGTCAGCCTGTCCCTGATCAAAGCGTTCAGCAACAACATCTCTCAGCTTGTCGAGATGCAGCAACTGGACCTTGGCCTGACCTGCAGCGCACGCCCCCGCGAAGCGCTCGATAGCCAGCCGATCCTGCTCGAGCGGCTGTACTTTATGGGCGCGTCCGACGGGACTACAGGGCCCATCTCCCTTGAGGACGCGCTTGACCGGCCCATCGCCCTTCCGAAAGGACGTGACTCGGTGCGCCGCGCCGTCGATGAAGGCGTGCTCCGTCAAGGGCTGGTTCTGAAAAACACGATGGAGATCAACTCGCTGGAAACCGCCAAAGATCTCGCGGTTGCCGGGATTGCCGGATGCATCCTTCCGCTGGGAAGCGCGCCGGATGCGGCCAGCCTGGGCCTCAGGCTGCGCCCGATTATTTCCCCCGCCCTGACCCGGACGATCTATCTCGTCCGCCGGTACGACCATATTCCCACCGATGCGGAACAAAGGCTGATTAACACCATGACAGCCACCCTGCTCGGCCTGATCGGCGAAGCCGGGATTAGCCCGTATGAACGCCCGACGGAGACGGTCTCTGAAAAGGGATGA
- a CDS encoding aldehyde dehydrogenase family protein, with protein MSDTSPNFPQGRGLYYGGAWHEPKQSGSVEVRSPATDELLCTINVGSAADVRPAVEAAHKGYLEWRDVRPMERARLMKEMGVRIRSNARELALIESMDGGNPISEMMGDVLGTAAMLDYFAGLVTEMKGSSVPYGPEAVSFSVREPYGVVARIAPYNHPLGFSVAKAAAPLAAGNAVVVKPPEQAPLSALRAAELFDGLLPAGVFNVLSGDRDLGAALVSDPGISIVALVGSVPTGKAVMRAAADSLKRVMFELGGKNALIAFPDSDPEKIARAMVAGMNYTWCGQSCGSVSRAFVHEDIYDEVLARMPQYLEKHKPGLPSDPKTTMGALVDRQALDRVTRYIASAHEDGARLIHGGVPPEDPALAKGCFMPPTVFADVTMGMKIAREEIFGPVQAVIKWSDEAEMLRQVNQVEYGLTCAVWTRDVARAHRIISRVEAGFCWINDVARHALGSPFGGYKQSGIGREECLEELLSFTQEKNVWINLNN; from the coding sequence ATGTCCGATACTTCGCCCAATTTCCCACAAGGCCGCGGCCTTTACTATGGCGGCGCCTGGCATGAGCCCAAGCAGAGCGGTAGCGTCGAGGTTCGCAGCCCGGCGACGGATGAACTTCTTTGTACGATCAACGTCGGCAGCGCCGCCGACGTCCGCCCGGCCGTAGAGGCGGCCCATAAGGGCTATCTCGAATGGCGGGATGTCCGCCCTATGGAGCGGGCACGCCTGATGAAGGAGATGGGCGTCCGCATTCGTTCAAACGCGCGCGAGCTGGCGCTCATCGAGTCCATGGACGGGGGCAACCCGATTTCAGAAATGATGGGCGATGTCCTCGGTACGGCTGCCATGCTCGACTATTTCGCCGGCCTCGTCACCGAAATGAAGGGATCTTCCGTTCCCTACGGCCCCGAAGCCGTCAGCTTTTCCGTCCGCGAACCTTACGGGGTTGTCGCACGGATTGCGCCCTACAATCACCCCCTCGGCTTCTCCGTCGCCAAGGCCGCCGCGCCGCTGGCGGCTGGCAATGCCGTGGTTGTCAAACCGCCCGAACAGGCGCCGCTGTCTGCGCTTCGCGCGGCAGAACTCTTTGACGGATTACTGCCCGCTGGCGTGTTCAACGTTCTGTCCGGCGACCGCGATCTTGGCGCCGCCCTGGTATCTGATCCGGGGATCTCCATTGTGGCGCTCGTGGGCAGCGTTCCTACGGGCAAAGCGGTCATGCGGGCTGCCGCCGACAGTCTCAAGCGTGTGATGTTCGAGCTGGGTGGCAAAAATGCCCTGATCGCATTTCCGGACTCTGACCCGGAAAAGATTGCCCGGGCCATGGTCGCGGGCATGAACTATACTTGGTGCGGACAATCCTGCGGTTCCGTCAGCCGCGCCTTCGTTCACGAGGACATCTATGACGAGGTCCTCGCGCGGATGCCGCAATACCTTGAAAAGCACAAACCCGGACTCCCCAGCGACCCTAAGACCACCATGGGCGCCCTGGTCGACCGCCAGGCGCTTGACCGGGTCACCCGCTATATTGCGTCTGCGCATGAAGACGGCGCACGGCTGATCCATGGCGGCGTGCCGCCAGAAGATCCTGCCTTGGCAAAAGGGTGTTTCATGCCCCCTACCGTCTTTGCGGATGTTACCATGGGCATGAAGATTGCCCGCGAGGAAATCTTCGGGCCTGTGCAGGCCGTCATCAAATGGAGTGATGAAGCCGAGATGCTCCGTCAGGTGAACCAGGTCGAATATGGCCTCACCTGCGCGGTCTGGACCCGCGATGTGGCCCGCGCGCACCGGATCATTTCGCGCGTCGAAGCCGGCTTCTGCTGGATCAATGATGTAGCGCGCCACGCGCTTGGCTCCCCCTTTGGGGGCTACAAACAATCCGGAATCGGACGGGAAGAATGCCTCGAGGAGCTTCTGTCCTTCACGCAGGAAAAGAATGTCTGGATCAATCTGAACAACTAG
- a CDS encoding fumarylacetoacetate hydrolase family protein — MKVAKIQRGGRVASAIIRGDRVHVVGRWYEEAALAAPFDAPRLSLSQLGEIADSAGETLPLDQVGLLMPSEPLSKLVCLGLNYKNHVDETHNDLPPNPALFTKVADSLVPHGEAVLRPKVSEQFDYEGEICVVIGKGGRHISRETALDHVFGYTIMLDGSVRDYQKHSVSAGKNFWRSGALGPWIVTADEIPDPSVMKLETRLNGETVQSTTADLMLYDIPTAIAYVSQWTPLAPGDVIATGTPGGVGARRKPPLWMKAGDVIEVDVSQIGVLSNPVGSEH; from the coding sequence ATGAAGGTAGCAAAGATCCAGAGGGGCGGGCGCGTGGCGTCCGCCATTATCCGGGGCGATCGCGTGCATGTGGTGGGGCGCTGGTATGAAGAGGCCGCGCTGGCGGCGCCGTTCGATGCACCGCGTTTGTCGCTCAGCCAGCTGGGGGAGATTGCAGATAGCGCGGGTGAGACGCTGCCGCTTGATCAGGTCGGGCTGTTGATGCCGTCAGAGCCCCTGTCAAAGCTCGTTTGCCTCGGGCTGAATTATAAGAATCATGTGGACGAAACCCATAATGATCTGCCGCCTAACCCCGCGCTGTTTACAAAGGTTGCCGATTCGCTCGTGCCCCACGGAGAGGCTGTGCTTCGGCCGAAGGTATCCGAACAGTTTGATTATGAAGGCGAGATCTGCGTCGTCATTGGCAAGGGTGGACGGCACATTTCGCGTGAAACTGCCTTAGATCATGTGTTCGGATATACGATCATGCTCGATGGCAGCGTGCGCGATTATCAGAAGCACTCGGTGTCGGCAGGCAAGAATTTCTGGCGCTCTGGCGCGCTTGGCCCGTGGATCGTCACGGCGGATGAGATTCCTGATCCGAGCGTGATGAAACTGGAAACCCGCCTGAATGGCGAGACGGTTCAGTCCACAACGGCTGATCTGATGTTGTACGACATTCCGACCGCGATTGCTTATGTGTCGCAATGGACGCCCCTGGCGCCGGGAGATGTGATTGCCACAGGGACGCCAGGCGGCGTTGGCGCGCGCCGCAAACCGCCCCTCTGGATGAAGGCGGGCGATGTGATTGAGGTGGACGTTTCACAGATAGGGGTTCTGTCGAACCCGGTTGGCAGCGAGCACTGA
- a CDS encoding class II aldolase/adducin family protein, translating to MPMTRRTFTLTAALSPLAGCAASPVSQTVLRANPETDMPPNSSAPPPRQPAALWAYDQLLDELVAANRILLHHQIVDSFGHVSARHPDRPDRFLMSGRKAPSLVERADIREFGLDGELAVPDGTPSFLERYIHSAIYTARPDVQSVVHSHSPGIIAFGVVPETPLRPICHTCGFLGGGAPVFEIRDELGPASNLMITNQTLGLALAKKLGSASYVLMRGHGSTAVGRNLPESVYNAIYAETNARIQTTAMTMGPVTFLSPEEAAATSGGGPIVVERTWNHWKSEIAS from the coding sequence ATGCCGATGACCCGTCGCACCTTCACCCTGACCGCCGCCCTGAGCCCTCTGGCAGGCTGCGCCGCCTCGCCAGTGTCCCAAACAGTCCTCCGCGCAAATCCGGAAACAGACATGCCCCCCAACTCCTCTGCCCCCCCGCCGCGCCAACCTGCTGCCCTCTGGGCGTATGATCAGCTTTTGGATGAACTGGTTGCAGCCAATCGCATTCTGCTTCATCACCAGATTGTGGACTCGTTTGGTCATGTCAGCGCGCGCCATCCGGACCGTCCCGATCGCTTCCTGATGTCGGGACGCAAGGCCCCCAGCCTCGTCGAACGCGCAGACATCCGCGAGTTTGGCCTCGATGGGGAACTCGCGGTTCCGGACGGCACCCCCAGCTTCCTGGAACGCTACATTCACAGCGCCATTTATACGGCACGCCCGGATGTCCAGAGCGTCGTACACAGTCATTCTCCGGGCATAATTGCCTTCGGCGTCGTGCCGGAGACGCCGCTCCGCCCGATCTGCCACACCTGCGGCTTTCTGGGTGGCGGCGCGCCGGTCTTCGAAATCCGGGATGAGCTTGGCCCAGCCTCCAATCTTATGATTACAAATCAGACTCTGGGCCTGGCGCTGGCAAAAAAATTGGGAAGTGCCAGCTATGTCCTCATGCGCGGACATGGGTCCACTGCGGTCGGCCGCAATCTTCCCGAATCTGTCTACAATGCGATCTATGCAGAAACCAATGCACGCATACAGACGACCGCCATGACGATGGGGCCAGTCACCTTTCTCTCCCCGGAAGAGGCCGCCGCCACCTCGGGCGGTGGCCCTATTGTCGTTGAACGCACCTGGAACCACTGGAAATCAGAGATTGCGTCCTGA